CGGGCGATCCATGCGATCGCCGCGATCTTCGGATCGGGGAGGAAAGTCCGAACTCCACGAGGGCAGCGCGCCGGGCAACCCCCGGTCGTCCCGGCGACGGGGCGAAGGAAAGTGCCACAGAAATCAAACCGCCTTTCTTCCGGAGCTTGACGGCGCCGGCGGAACGGCAAGGGTGAAACGGTGCGGTAAGAGCGCACCGCCCCGGCGGCAACGCCGGGGGCACGGTAAACCCCGCGCGGAGCAAGGCCAAATAGGGAAACGGAAGAGCGCCCACCTCATCCCGCTCGACGGGACCGTTTCCGGGTTGGCTGCTGGATTCCGGGAGAGATCCCGGAGCTAGAGGAATGATCGCACCCGACAGAATTCGGCTTACCGGGTCGTCCGCCCACTTTTCGAAACCTCCGGCGCTCCGGCCGGGCGCGACGATCGGCGTCGCCGCGATCTCCGGCCGCGTCGATCCGGCGAGGCTCGATGCGGGCATCGCTCGCCTCCGATCGCGAGGATACCGGGTCGTCGAAGCGCCGAACGTCCGCTCGACCGACGCCATGCGCGCCGGCACCGACGCGCAACGCGCGGCCGGATACCGCCGTCTGGTCTCGGATCCCGAGGTCGACGCGATCTTCTTCGCGCGCGGCGGCTGGGGAGCGGCCCGAATCCTCGACCGGCTCGATCCGGACGAGGTCGCGCGCCACCCGAAGATCCAGATGGGGGGCTCGGATCTGACGACGCTCTTCGCCTGGCTCCAGGCGCGCGCGGGGCTCGTCGCGTTCCACGGCCCGATGGTCGCGGTCGACTTCGCCCGCGCCGAACCCGACCCGGAGACCGACGCTTCGTGGGAACCCGTCCTCCGCGGCGACGCGCCGCTCGCGATTCCGATCGCGACCGAACAGGTGCTCGCGGGCGGCTCCGGATCCGGACTACTCGTCGGCGGATGCCTGTCGATGCTCGTGGCGCTCGAAGGAACGCCCGAGGCGCTGGACACCCGGGGGCGCGTCGTGTTCTGGGAGGACGTGGGGGAGGAGATCTACCGTCTCGACCGGATGCTCACGCACTGGCGGCGCGCGGGGCGTCTCGCGGAGCCCGCGGGCGTTATAATCGGGAAGTTGGAAAACATACGGAACAACGGGATCCCGGACGAGGAGGGCGTGTCCTCGCTCCTCGCCGAGCACTTCGCGGGCGCTCCCTATCCGGTCGTGCGCGACTTTCCCGCGGGGCACGGAGCGAGGAATCGAACCCTCCCGCTCGGAACGCGCGTCACGCTCGACGCGTCGGCCGGCGCGGTCCGGTTCGAGGAGGCGGCGGTCTCATGAAGGCGGTCTTCAAATCGGGTTCCGGGAAGAGCCCCTCCGAGCAGTTCGTCGTCACCTACCTGATGGGCGACATCATCTTCTCCGAGGGAGACCTCGGCACCGAGATGTACATCGTCCAGAGCGGCGTCGTCGAGATCTTCAAGAAGATCCGGGGACGCCAGAAGGTGCTCGCGACGCTCGAAAAGGGAGATTTCTTCGGGGAGATGTCGGTCCTCGAAGACGTGTCCCGCACCGCTTCGGCGCGCGCGAAGACCGACGTCGAGCTCGTCCGGATCAACCAGACGACGTTCGATCAGATGATCAAGGGAAACACCGAGATCGCCGTCCGCATGCTCCGGAAGCTCTCGCGGCGGCTGCGGGAGACGACCGATCTCCTGGAAGACGCGCTCGGCCACAAGGTCGCCGATCCGATCGATTCCCCGTCGGG
Above is a window of Thermoanaerobaculia bacterium DNA encoding:
- a CDS encoding LD-carboxypeptidase, with protein sequence MGVAAISGRVDPARLDAGIARLRSRGYRVVEAPNVRSTDAMRAGTDAQRAAGYRRLVSDPEVDAIFFARGGWGAARILDRLDPDEVARHPKIQMGGSDLTTLFAWLQARAGLVAFHGPMVAVDFARAEPDPETDASWEPVLRGDAPLAIPIATEQVLAGGSGSGLLVGGCLSMLVALEGTPEALDTRGRVVFWEDVGEEIYRLDRMLTHWRRAGRLAEPAGVIIGKLENIRNNGIPDEEGVSSLLAEHFAGAPYPVVRDFPAGHGARNRTLPLGTRVTLDASAGAVRFEEAAVS
- a CDS encoding cyclic nucleotide-binding domain-containing protein, producing the protein MKAVFKSGSGKSPSEQFVVTYLMGDIIFSEGDLGTEMYIVQSGVVEIFKKIRGRQKVLATLEKGDFFGEMSVLEDVSRTASARAKTDVELVRINQTTFDQMIKGNTEIAVRMLRKLSRRLRETTDLLEDALGHKVADPIDSPSGSVPAVAREEHRVYRLVSPDRKTEFYLNRDGDTRIGRADPVTGINPDVDLTALDTQRSTSRSHARIYKADDTFYVMEEIGVMNGTYVNDRRLPTGTPGAIKDGDVLKFGLIPLVFRITKE